A stretch of the Uranotaenia lowii strain MFRU-FL chromosome 3, ASM2978415v1, whole genome shotgun sequence genome encodes the following:
- the LOC129752779 gene encoding uncharacterized protein LOC129752779: protein MRNPRMSYVFRDSFSRKKVLRKKQGKVTKRNVTIPSFLGPQTLLSTEIQSSSGSNVFSDPNTNIRPEVKDSKNEGQCLELDNTSSSQYLQNMESMNIDSESESVLHEENFKSSSNETLGTDEETPDNDIYHPGLNVRKTEILFMLMNIFIKHNLTNSALEDILSMLNIILGSDMLPKTFTKFSEFFSKNAFSRHYFCEVCIKYIGTEKTKCYKCDKEKLHFFITFDVVQNLKDVLLKNWESFEFFWRNNMNHTKTTDMVTAKVVQERKRTDNNSITLSLNTDGFHSLEAIRYGSK from the exons ATGCGGAATCCTAGAATGAGCTACGTATTTCGTGACAGTTTTTCACGAAAGAAGGTTTTACGAAag aaacaaGGCAAAGTGACCAAACGCAACGTTACCATTCCTTCGTTTTTGGGTCCGCAAACCCTGCTCAGTACAGAGATTCAATCAAGTTCCGGATCGAATGTTTTTTCTGACCCTAATACTAATATCCGCCCAGAAGTC aaaGACTCAAAAAATGAGGGCCAATGTCTTGAATTAGATAATACATCTTCTTCCCAGTACCTCCAGAATATGGAATCTATGAACATAGATTCAGAGTCAGAAAGTGTACTGCacgaggaaaattttaaaagttcttCGAATGAAACTTTGGGAACTGAT GAAGAAACGCCCGACAATGATATCTATCATCCAGGTTTAAACGTCCGTAAAACAGAAATATTATTCATGTTAATGAATATATTCATTAAACATAATTTGACGAACTCTGCTCTAGAGGATATATTATCGATGCTGAATATCATCCTTGGTTCTGACATGCTACCAAAGACGTTCACcaaattcagtgaatttttctcgaaaaatgcaTTTTCGCGTCACTACTTTTGTGAGGTTTGCATAAAATATATTGGAAccgaaaaaacaaaatgttacaaatgcgacaaagaaaaattacatttctttATTACCTTTGAtgttgtacaaaatttgaaagatgTTCTTCTCAAAAATTgggaaagttttgaatttttttggcgCAATAACATGAACCACACTAAAACAACCGATATGGTGACTGCCAAAGTAGTTCAAGAGCGCAAGAGAACTGACAATAACAGTATAACTCTGAGTCTGAATACGGAtggt TTCCATTCCCTGGAAGCTATCCGTTATGGatcgaaataa